One stretch of Saccharopolyspora erythraea DNA includes these proteins:
- the galK gene encoding galactokinase translates to MSPAGRATETFTAEHGRAPSAVWSAPGRVNLIGEHTDYNDGFVLPFALPHRTAVAVAPRADGMLSIATLGSDGELHRSPQLSIAGLAPGTSTGWATYPAGVAWALRGAGVELPGADVVIVGEVPTGAGLSSSHALECAVALALLDTAGRAPGSPEAPSLAEIALLVQRAENDFAGAPTGLLDQTASLCCTEAHALFFDVRSGETEQIPFATLDAGLELLVVDTRVKHSHGESGYGERRRGCERAAELLEVKALRDVAAEDLDGALAGLPEELRPLVRHVVTENERVLATVGKLRAGEIAGIGALLTASHASMRDDYEISCPELDLVVDTALASGAVGARMTGGGFGGSAIALVRSADRELVEKRVLDAFAERELTTPRSFTAVPAAGAGRDL, encoded by the coding sequence GTGAGCCCGGCGGGCCGGGCGACCGAGACCTTCACCGCGGAGCACGGCCGTGCTCCGAGCGCGGTCTGGTCCGCGCCGGGCAGGGTGAACCTCATCGGGGAGCACACCGACTACAACGACGGGTTCGTGCTCCCCTTCGCATTGCCGCACCGCACGGCGGTGGCGGTGGCGCCGCGCGCGGACGGGATGCTTTCGATCGCGACCCTCGGCAGCGACGGGGAGCTGCACCGCAGCCCGCAGCTGAGCATCGCCGGACTCGCTCCCGGGACCTCGACCGGTTGGGCCACCTACCCGGCGGGTGTCGCGTGGGCGCTTCGCGGGGCCGGTGTCGAGCTTCCCGGCGCAGACGTGGTGATCGTCGGCGAGGTTCCGACAGGGGCCGGGCTGTCGTCCTCGCACGCGCTGGAATGCGCCGTGGCGCTGGCCCTGCTGGACACCGCGGGCCGCGCGCCAGGCTCGCCCGAGGCGCCGAGCCTGGCCGAGATCGCGCTTCTGGTGCAGCGCGCGGAGAACGACTTCGCGGGTGCTCCGACCGGGCTGCTCGACCAGACCGCGTCGCTGTGCTGCACCGAGGCGCACGCGCTGTTCTTCGACGTGCGCTCCGGTGAGACCGAGCAGATCCCGTTCGCCACCCTCGATGCCGGGCTGGAACTTCTCGTGGTCGACACCCGCGTCAAGCACTCGCACGGCGAATCCGGCTACGGGGAGCGCAGGCGGGGCTGCGAGCGCGCGGCGGAACTGCTGGAGGTCAAAGCGCTTCGCGACGTGGCGGCCGAAGACCTGGACGGCGCGCTGGCCGGGCTTCCGGAGGAACTCCGGCCGCTGGTGCGGCACGTCGTCACCGAGAACGAGCGCGTGCTGGCAACCGTCGGCAAGCTCCGCGCGGGCGAGATCGCGGGTATCGGTGCCCTGCTGACCGCCTCGCACGCCAGCATGCGCGACGACTACGAGATCTCTTGCCCAGAGCTGGACCTGGTGGTCGACACCGCGCTGGCCTCCGGCGCGGTCGGCGCGCGCATGACCGGTGGCGGTTTCGGCGGTTCGGCCATTGCGCTGGTGCGCTCGGCCGACCGCGAGCTCGTCGAGAAGCGCGTCCTCGACGCATTCGCCGAGCGCGAGCTGACCACTCCCCGGTCGTTCACGGCGGTCCCGGCCGCGGGAGCGGGACGGGACCTGTGA
- a CDS encoding sulfurtransferase: MHPLISTDDLMKRLREERPPVVLDVRWFLIGPPGRQEYDQGHVPGAVFVDLPTELASEAGAGGRHPLPEPARLEQALRRAGVTDGRAVVVYDADNASAAARAWWLLRWAGHTDVRVLDGGYTAWVADGGPVTTEEPEPEPGDFEVRPGAMPVLDADDAARVARAGRLLDARAPERYRGETEPIDPRAGHIPGAVNAPFSENVDESGRWRSASDLADRFARLGVGPAEQVGVYCGSGVTACSVLLALEHAGLSHPQRPAALYTGSWSQWSSDPQRPAATGEEPG; the protein is encoded by the coding sequence ATGCATCCTTTGATCAGTACTGATGATCTCATGAAGCGTCTCCGGGAGGAGCGGCCCCCGGTCGTGCTCGACGTCCGTTGGTTCCTGATTGGACCGCCGGGTAGGCAGGAGTACGACCAGGGGCATGTTCCGGGTGCGGTGTTCGTCGATCTGCCCACCGAACTGGCGTCCGAGGCGGGTGCAGGAGGGCGGCATCCGCTGCCCGAACCCGCCCGTCTGGAGCAGGCGTTGCGCAGGGCCGGGGTGACCGACGGGCGCGCCGTCGTCGTCTACGACGCCGACAACGCGTCGGCCGCGGCCCGGGCGTGGTGGCTCCTGCGCTGGGCGGGGCACACCGACGTCCGCGTCCTGGACGGCGGCTACACGGCGTGGGTGGCCGACGGTGGTCCGGTGACGACCGAGGAACCGGAGCCGGAGCCGGGCGACTTCGAGGTGCGTCCGGGTGCGATGCCGGTGCTCGACGCCGACGACGCGGCCCGGGTCGCCCGTGCCGGGCGCCTGCTCGACGCCCGGGCGCCCGAGCGCTACCGCGGGGAGACCGAGCCGATCGATCCGCGGGCCGGTCACATCCCGGGTGCGGTCAACGCGCCGTTCTCGGAGAACGTCGACGAGAGCGGCCGGTGGCGCAGCGCCTCCGACCTCGCCGACCGGTTCGCCCGGCTGGGCGTCGGCCCGGCCGAGCAGGTCGGGGTGTACTGCGGGTCCGGTGTCACCGCCTGCTCCGTCCTGCTCGCGCTGGAACACGCCGGCCTCAGCCACCCCCAGCGCCCGGCCGCGCTCTACACCGGGTCGTGGTCGCAGTGGTCATCCGACCCGCAGCGTCCGGCGGCGACCGGAGAGGAGCCCGGCTGA
- a CDS encoding phosphodiester glycosidase family protein, translating to MPRRRTTIAVATTVALAVAAPPSGARPPSTATPLGPPPVETVPGSSSPSDAVLSTGSAGSADDISTGRVRSGEDIATASVTKPVAPGLELTEFDRFGPAGWIRGDVLSVDLAESRLEPAYLHPGAASARSPLSEQAVRNGAVAGVNGDFFDIDATGAPLGVGLSGGELLNAPGGGHNHVAAVGDRLGGLAQVFLEAGFTRADGAKHRISDLNAPKVSPNGIALYTSFWGAASRATAVAGAARVTEAEVANGVVTRISDMPAEGPAPGGTVRLLGIDAGADVLRTLRQGERVEVHYAPRSDGELPKAAVGGNKVLLRDGVVQQVDDTALHPRTAAGFSADGKRMWLVTIDGRQADSRGMTERELAEHLRSLGADDALNLDGGGSSTLLAREEGGPAAVVHNAPSDGHERPVPNGIGFSVAPGSGSLTGFRVEPAADRVLSGLTRRVEAFGHDETGAPVAGEPHWKVSPPGRGSVRDGVFQARRPGNSTITAKAGRAGGEAPLAVLGPPVRLDTDTEQVRLPGAGVQGRFQVRGYDADGFGTWVEPGDVELEYNTDEFRIEPAPDGFSVTALVPFAASVVTARVGAHVTHLGVSAGAQARPLSPMDTLDGWKASVYPQPVRASLASAAGHDGTPGIALDYSLTGTTATRAAYVNADPMPALPAGTQKLGLWVNGDAKGGWLRFTVVDSAGVATTADLARKVDWTGWRYVEAPIPSGVSAPARLQRIYLVEPDGARQYEGRLVFDDLTVSVAPDAPVPPDPRHQDESVVQDGTLERGGTRVAVVSDAQFTADDPDGPLVVQARRSLRDALAAAPDVVVINGDFVDRGTAADFDLARRVIDEELGDRVRWFYVPGNHETYGPGDLREFTAEFGPTHRVADLGGTRFITLDSSLGTLRQGGFDQVRMLRAALDGARRDPRVEAVAVFMHHPIEDPAPADASELSDQKEADLLTRWLTGFERGSGKPAVVVTAHAGAFHSSTVDGVQYQVNGNAGKAPALAPQDGGFTGTSLLRIAPVDARPVRWETRPHVDELRLTAPAELGIGASVPVVAQVSQGGRSVPVAYPVSADWIGSPSVHIGRPEEAGPQHVAAFDPTRSLLIGLRPGAGVLTVVVNGVNRTTRFMVTP from the coding sequence TTGCCTCGGCGCAGGACCACGATCGCGGTTGCCACCACCGTCGCGCTGGCGGTGGCCGCCCCACCGTCCGGAGCCCGTCCACCGAGCACCGCCACGCCGCTGGGGCCGCCACCGGTCGAGACCGTCCCCGGCTCGTCCTCGCCGTCCGACGCGGTCCTCAGCACGGGCAGTGCGGGCTCCGCGGACGACATCTCGACCGGTCGCGTCCGTTCGGGCGAGGACATCGCAACCGCTAGCGTCACCAAGCCCGTCGCGCCCGGACTCGAACTGACCGAGTTCGACCGCTTCGGCCCGGCGGGATGGATTCGAGGCGACGTGCTCTCCGTCGACCTCGCCGAGTCCCGCCTCGAACCCGCTTACCTGCACCCGGGGGCCGCATCGGCGCGGTCGCCGCTGTCCGAGCAGGCGGTGCGCAACGGTGCGGTCGCCGGGGTCAACGGCGACTTCTTCGACATCGACGCCACGGGCGCACCGCTCGGAGTCGGGCTGAGCGGCGGAGAACTGCTCAACGCACCCGGCGGCGGCCACAACCACGTCGCCGCGGTCGGCGACCGGCTCGGCGGCCTTGCGCAGGTTTTTCTCGAGGCTGGTTTCACCAGGGCCGACGGTGCGAAGCACCGGATCTCGGACCTCAACGCGCCCAAGGTGTCGCCGAACGGCATCGCCCTCTACACGTCGTTCTGGGGAGCAGCTTCGCGGGCAACAGCCGTCGCGGGCGCCGCGAGGGTCACCGAGGCCGAGGTGGCGAACGGTGTCGTCACCCGCATCAGCGACATGCCGGCGGAGGGCCCCGCACCTGGCGGGACGGTACGGCTCCTCGGCATCGACGCGGGAGCCGACGTGTTGCGCACCTTGCGCCAGGGAGAACGCGTCGAGGTGCACTACGCGCCGCGCAGCGACGGGGAACTGCCGAAGGCCGCGGTCGGAGGCAACAAGGTGCTGCTGCGCGACGGCGTCGTGCAGCAGGTGGACGACACCGCCCTGCACCCCCGCACGGCGGCGGGTTTCTCGGCCGACGGCAAGCGGATGTGGCTGGTCACCATCGACGGACGGCAGGCCGACAGCCGGGGCATGACCGAGCGCGAGCTGGCCGAGCACCTGCGGTCCCTCGGTGCCGACGACGCGCTCAACCTCGACGGAGGTGGGTCGTCCACCCTGCTGGCGCGAGAAGAGGGCGGCCCCGCCGCGGTCGTGCACAACGCGCCGTCGGACGGGCACGAGCGCCCGGTCCCGAACGGCATCGGGTTCTCCGTCGCGCCGGGAAGCGGTTCGCTGACCGGATTCCGGGTCGAGCCCGCCGCCGACCGCGTCCTTTCCGGGCTGACCCGCCGCGTCGAGGCTTTCGGGCACGACGAGACCGGTGCTCCGGTGGCGGGTGAGCCGCACTGGAAGGTCTCCCCGCCTGGTCGCGGCTCGGTGCGCGACGGTGTTTTCCAGGCACGGCGACCGGGGAACAGCACGATCACCGCGAAGGCGGGCCGCGCCGGTGGTGAGGCCCCGCTGGCGGTTCTCGGCCCGCCGGTCCGGCTGGACACCGACACCGAACAGGTGCGGTTGCCCGGCGCCGGGGTGCAGGGGCGCTTCCAGGTCCGCGGCTACGACGCGGACGGCTTCGGCACCTGGGTCGAACCGGGCGATGTCGAGCTGGAGTACAACACCGACGAGTTCCGGATCGAACCCGCGCCGGACGGTTTCTCGGTGACCGCGCTGGTGCCGTTCGCCGCGTCCGTGGTGACGGCCAGGGTGGGCGCCCACGTCACGCACCTCGGCGTGTCGGCCGGGGCGCAGGCGCGGCCTCTCTCGCCGATGGACACCCTCGATGGCTGGAAGGCGAGCGTGTACCCGCAGCCCGTGCGAGCCTCGCTGGCGTCCGCGGCCGGGCACGACGGCACTCCCGGGATCGCGCTGGACTACTCGCTCACGGGCACCACCGCCACCAGGGCCGCATACGTGAACGCCGACCCGATGCCCGCGCTGCCCGCGGGAACCCAGAAGCTCGGGCTCTGGGTCAACGGCGACGCCAAGGGCGGCTGGCTGCGGTTCACCGTCGTCGACAGCGCGGGCGTGGCCACGACCGCGGACCTCGCGCGGAAGGTCGACTGGACCGGCTGGCGCTACGTCGAGGCCCCGATCCCCAGCGGGGTGTCCGCACCCGCCCGGCTCCAGCGGATCTACCTGGTGGAGCCCGACGGTGCCCGCCAGTACGAGGGCAGGCTCGTCTTCGACGACCTGACGGTTTCGGTCGCACCGGATGCCCCTGTCCCGCCGGACCCGCGTCACCAGGACGAGTCCGTGGTGCAGGACGGCACGCTCGAACGGGGTGGCACCCGTGTCGCGGTGGTCAGCGACGCGCAGTTCACGGCTGACGACCCGGACGGACCGCTGGTCGTGCAGGCGCGCCGCAGCCTGCGCGACGCCCTTGCCGCGGCACCCGACGTCGTGGTGATCAACGGCGACTTCGTCGACCGGGGGACCGCGGCGGATTTCGACCTCGCCCGCCGCGTCATCGACGAGGAGCTCGGCGACCGGGTCCGGTGGTTCTACGTGCCGGGCAACCACGAGACCTACGGCCCCGGTGATCTTCGCGAGTTCACCGCCGAGTTCGGTCCCACGCACCGCGTCGCGGATCTCGGCGGCACCAGGTTCATCACCCTCGACTCGTCGCTGGGCACCCTCCGCCAGGGCGGTTTCGACCAGGTCAGGATGTTGCGCGCGGCATTGGACGGGGCGCGGCGCGATCCGCGCGTCGAGGCGGTCGCGGTGTTCATGCACCACCCGATCGAAGACCCCGCCCCGGCCGACGCCTCGGAGCTGTCGGATCAGAAGGAAGCGGACCTGCTGACCCGCTGGCTCACCGGCTTCGAGCGCGGCAGCGGCAAACCCGCGGTGGTGGTGACCGCGCACGCCGGCGCGTTCCATTCATCCACAGTGGATGGAGTTCAGTACCAGGTGAACGGCAACGCGGGGAAGGCGCCCGCACTTGCCCCGCAGGACGGCGGGTTCACCGGCACGAGCCTGCTGCGGATCGCCCCGGTCGACGCGCGGCCAGTCCGATGGGAGACGCGGCCGCACGTGGACGAGCTGCGGCTCACCGCACCGGCCGAGCTCGGGATCGGTGCGTCGGTGCCGGTCGTCGCCCAGGTGAGTCAGGGCGGACGGTCCGTGCCGGTCGCCTACCCCGTCAGCGCGGACTGGATCGGCTCGCCCAGCGTGCACATTGGGCGTCCCGAAGAGGCCGGGCCGCAACACGTCGCGGCCTTCGATCCGACGCGGAGTCTGCTGATCGGATTGCGCCCCGGGGCGGGTGTGCTGACTGTCGTCGTCAATGGGGTGAACCGGACCACCCGGTTCATGGTCACTCCATAG
- a CDS encoding DUF4192 domain-containing protein translates to MTGSLHSTVSLDHLGEILAAVPHLLGFQPEKSLVLMAVSDLSAKPVFGFTLRVDLPPPGHEYEVAEQLLSGAVRSQRADSVVAVVVGEQPGDRPPDEPEPPPWDPPHRRLIEVVREILGCAGTSVMHAIWTSEIITGRPWICYDEDECRGAMPDPQISPVGTATAAAGAVTFGSRAEIEALVASEPAGELARRSARLDALTEDLEAERGPHEGLRQNLELVTAAIRRTARGAALTEDDHLRVMLAVSDPRVRDIALGTSIGPAARAAEQLWLTLVRKAPAPELADVAALLAFSAYLRGDRVLAGIVLERAEAVRPEHSLTSLLRRSLEVGLPPSKLVVLARDAAEDARTLLQEDGAW, encoded by the coding sequence ATGACCGGATCGCTGCATTCGACGGTAAGTCTGGACCACCTCGGCGAGATCCTCGCCGCCGTACCGCACCTGCTCGGCTTCCAACCCGAGAAATCGCTGGTGCTGATGGCGGTGTCCGACCTGTCGGCCAAACCCGTCTTCGGATTCACGCTGCGCGTGGACCTCCCGCCCCCTGGCCACGAGTACGAGGTGGCCGAGCAACTGCTCAGCGGCGCGGTCCGGTCCCAGCGCGCCGACTCCGTCGTGGCGGTCGTCGTCGGTGAGCAACCCGGCGACCGGCCGCCGGACGAACCTGAGCCGCCGCCCTGGGATCCGCCGCACCGGCGACTGATCGAGGTGGTGCGGGAGATCCTCGGCTGCGCGGGCACGTCCGTGATGCACGCGATCTGGACGTCGGAGATCATCACCGGCAGGCCGTGGATCTGCTACGACGAGGACGAGTGCCGCGGTGCTATGCCGGACCCGCAGATCTCACCGGTGGGCACCGCGACCGCAGCCGCCGGAGCGGTCACCTTCGGCAGCAGGGCGGAGATCGAGGCCCTCGTCGCCTCCGAGCCCGCGGGGGAACTCGCCAGGCGCTCCGCCCGCCTGGACGCCCTCACCGAGGACCTGGAAGCCGAACGCGGACCTCACGAGGGTCTCCGGCAGAACCTCGAGCTCGTGACCGCGGCGATCAGGCGAACCGCGCGAGGCGCGGCGCTCACCGAGGACGACCACCTCCGCGTGATGCTCGCGGTCTCCGATCCGCGGGTCCGCGACATCGCCCTCGGCACGAGCATCGGACCGGCGGCCAGGGCGGCCGAACAGCTCTGGCTGACGCTCGTGCGCAAGGCCCCGGCGCCGGAGCTCGCCGACGTGGCGGCACTGCTCGCGTTCTCGGCGTACCTGCGCGGCGACCGCGTGCTCGCGGGCATCGTGCTGGAACGGGCCGAGGCGGTGCGCCCCGAGCACAGCCTCACCAGCCTGCTGCGGCGGTCCCTGGAAGTGGGGCTGCCGCCGTCGAAGCTGGTCGTGCTGGCCCGTGACGCGGCCGAGGACGCCAGGACCCTGCTGCAAGAGGATGGTGCGTGGTGA
- a CDS encoding Xaa-Pro dipeptidyl-peptidase: protein MKRRARISLLAAVCTLPLSALPAAAAPAPPQKPVFKDGEAQPVFDPAQVVREDLWVTAPVDSDRDGKPDQVHLQVVRPKETERGLRVPVVYEASPYFAGGNDVPNHNVDTELHVPQDSTRPGGKRAERMGVTAAAAGKWAYEDYLLARGYAVVYGESLGTGQSTGCPTTGAVNETIGARSVVDWLNARAAGHFADGRNARAKWSTGQVAMMGVSYNGTLPNAVATTGVQGLEAIVPIGAISNWYDYYRADGAVVAPGGFQGEDADVLAKYVHTRADREPCKPVIDRLTAEQDRVTGDYSPFWEERNYLDDVGEVRAAVLSAHGLNDWNVKPKQAAQWYEALRANNVPHKIWWHQSGHTDPISLRREEWLRTVNRWFTKYLYDQDNGVEREPRATVQREDGSWVEEAEWPAPGTADVVMRPTPGGGERGGLTFAREGSRAVESLRDDATQLAEDLAAAPSSPNRLAYFSEPTPRPVRVSGTVRADLALTFDRPAANVTALLVDMAPDGSTSVVTRGWTDPQNREAIDRTSPIEPGEQYRIEVAMQPDDYVVAAGHRLGVVLLSSDHDFTLRPKPGAGISLDLERSRVILPVVRES from the coding sequence GTGAAGCGGCGAGCTCGGATCAGCCTGCTCGCGGCGGTGTGCACACTGCCGCTTTCCGCCCTGCCGGCCGCGGCGGCCCCGGCCCCGCCGCAGAAGCCCGTCTTCAAGGACGGTGAGGCGCAGCCGGTCTTCGACCCCGCGCAGGTCGTGCGCGAGGACCTGTGGGTGACCGCGCCCGTGGACAGCGACCGCGACGGCAAGCCCGACCAGGTGCACCTGCAGGTCGTGCGCCCGAAGGAGACCGAGCGCGGACTGCGGGTGCCGGTCGTCTACGAGGCGAGTCCCTACTTCGCCGGTGGCAACGACGTGCCGAACCACAACGTCGACACCGAGTTGCACGTGCCCCAGGACTCCACGCGGCCCGGTGGGAAGCGCGCCGAGCGGATGGGGGTTACCGCGGCCGCGGCCGGTAAGTGGGCCTACGAGGACTACCTGCTCGCCCGCGGCTACGCAGTCGTCTACGGCGAGTCGCTGGGCACCGGCCAGTCGACCGGGTGCCCGACCACTGGAGCGGTCAACGAGACGATCGGCGCGCGCTCGGTCGTCGACTGGCTCAACGCCCGTGCCGCCGGGCACTTCGCCGACGGCAGGAACGCCCGCGCGAAGTGGTCGACCGGCCAGGTCGCCATGATGGGCGTGTCCTACAACGGGACGCTGCCCAACGCCGTGGCGACCACCGGCGTGCAGGGTCTCGAGGCCATCGTGCCGATCGGCGCGATCTCCAACTGGTACGACTACTACCGCGCCGACGGTGCCGTCGTGGCTCCCGGCGGTTTCCAGGGCGAGGACGCAGACGTCCTGGCGAAGTACGTGCACACCAGGGCCGACCGCGAGCCGTGCAAGCCGGTGATCGACCGGCTCACCGCCGAGCAGGACCGCGTCACCGGCGACTACAGCCCGTTCTGGGAAGAGCGCAACTACCTCGATGACGTCGGTGAAGTCCGCGCCGCGGTGCTGTCGGCGCACGGCCTGAACGACTGGAACGTCAAGCCCAAGCAGGCCGCGCAGTGGTACGAGGCGCTGCGCGCCAACAACGTTCCGCACAAGATCTGGTGGCACCAGTCCGGGCACACCGACCCGATCTCCCTTCGCCGGGAGGAGTGGCTGCGCACCGTGAACCGCTGGTTCACCAAGTACCTGTACGACCAGGACAACGGCGTCGAGCGCGAGCCGCGGGCCACCGTCCAGCGCGAGGACGGCAGTTGGGTCGAGGAGGCCGAATGGCCGGCCCCGGGCACCGCCGACGTGGTCATGCGCCCGACGCCGGGCGGAGGTGAACGCGGTGGCCTGACATTCGCGCGGGAGGGAAGCCGAGCGGTCGAGAGCCTGCGCGACGACGCCACGCAACTCGCGGAGGACCTGGCGGCGGCACCGAGTTCGCCGAACCGGCTGGCCTACTTCAGCGAGCCGACGCCCCGGCCGGTGCGGGTGAGCGGCACCGTGCGCGCCGACCTGGCGCTGACCTTCGACCGCCCGGCGGCCAACGTCACCGCGCTGCTGGTCGACATGGCGCCTGACGGCAGCACCTCCGTGGTCACCCGGGGCTGGACCGATCCGCAGAACAGGGAGGCCATCGACCGGACCTCGCCGATCGAGCCGGGTGAGCAGTACCGGATCGAGGTGGCGATGCAGCCCGACGACTACGTCGTGGCGGCCGGTCACCGGCTGGGGGTCGTGCTGCTGTCGAGCGACCACGACTTCACGCTGCGGCCGAAGCCCGGGGCGGGCATCTCGCTCGACCTGGAGCGCAGCCGGGTGATCCTGCCGGTGGTGCGCGAGTCCTGA
- a CDS encoding metal-dependent transcriptional regulator has translation MNDLIDTTEMYLRTIYDLEEEGVVPLRARIAERLEQSGPTVSQTVARMERDGLLTVAEDRHLELTKAGRARAISVMRKHRLAERLLVDVIGLEWEQVHLEACRWEHVMSEAVERKLVKLLGNPTTSPYGNPIPGLDELGVGDPVEPVDTDLRRVDEVARSGGGRALVCRIAEHVQLDPDLMSELKKVGLVPGNDIDIVAVAGVNKPIEVQGSEGGTRLQPGIAHAVMVRVK, from the coding sequence GTGAACGATCTCATCGATACCACCGAGATGTACCTCCGCACCATTTACGACCTGGAAGAGGAAGGTGTGGTTCCGCTCCGCGCACGCATCGCCGAACGCCTGGAGCAGAGCGGCCCGACGGTGAGCCAGACGGTCGCGCGGATGGAGCGGGACGGGCTGCTGACCGTCGCCGAGGACCGGCACCTCGAACTCACCAAAGCCGGGCGCGCCCGCGCGATCAGCGTGATGCGCAAACACCGACTCGCAGAACGGCTCCTGGTCGACGTCATCGGGCTCGAATGGGAGCAGGTCCACCTGGAGGCGTGCCGCTGGGAGCACGTCATGAGCGAAGCCGTCGAGCGCAAGCTCGTCAAACTGCTCGGCAACCCCACCACGTCCCCCTACGGCAACCCGATCCCCGGTCTCGACGAACTCGGTGTGGGTGACCCGGTCGAGCCCGTCGACACCGACCTGCGGCGCGTCGACGAGGTGGCCCGGTCCGGCGGCGGGCGCGCTCTGGTCTGCCGCATCGCCGAGCACGTGCAGCTGGACCCGGACCTGATGAGCGAGCTCAAGAAGGTCGGCCTGGTTCCCGGAAACGACATCGACATCGTCGCGGTCGCGGGCGTGAACAAGCCGATCGAGGTGCAGGGCTCCGAAGGCGGCACGCGGCTGCAGCCGGGCATCGCGCACGCGGTCATGGTGCGCGTCAAGTGA
- the galE gene encoding UDP-glucose 4-epimerase GalE yields MKLLVTGGAGYVGSVCAARLVEAGHEVVVVDDLSTGHADAIPDGCKFVEADIAEAAGDLLADSFDGVLHFAAKSLVGESMQEPFKYWHGNVVTSLRLLEAVREHGTPRLVFSSTAATYGEPEVVPITEDVPTRPTNTYGATKLAIDHAISSYAAAHGLAAVSLRYFNVAGAHGAFGERHAVETHLIPIVLQVALGQREQVQMFGDDWPTEDGTCVRDYIHVTDLADAHLLALQHAQPGTHRVYNLGNGTGFSVKQVIDTCRKVTGHPIPALVAPRRSGDPATLVASSQRAREELSWEPARADLERIVRDAWEFTRSRHQG; encoded by the coding sequence TTGAAGCTCCTGGTCACTGGCGGGGCGGGGTACGTCGGCAGCGTGTGCGCGGCACGGCTGGTCGAAGCCGGGCACGAGGTCGTCGTGGTCGACGACCTGTCCACCGGGCACGCCGACGCGATTCCCGACGGTTGCAAGTTCGTCGAGGCCGACATCGCCGAGGCCGCGGGCGACCTGCTGGCCGACTCCTTCGACGGAGTCCTGCACTTCGCCGCCAAGTCGCTGGTCGGGGAATCCATGCAGGAGCCCTTCAAGTACTGGCACGGCAACGTGGTGACGTCGCTGCGCCTGCTGGAGGCAGTGCGCGAACATGGCACGCCACGGCTGGTGTTCTCCTCCACCGCGGCGACCTACGGCGAGCCGGAGGTCGTGCCGATCACCGAGGACGTGCCCACCAGGCCGACCAACACCTACGGCGCGACCAAGCTGGCCATCGACCACGCCATCAGCTCCTACGCCGCCGCGCACGGACTGGCCGCGGTGAGCCTGCGCTACTTCAACGTCGCCGGTGCCCACGGGGCGTTCGGCGAGCGGCACGCCGTCGAGACCCACCTGATCCCGATCGTGCTCCAGGTCGCGCTTGGCCAGCGGGAGCAGGTCCAGATGTTCGGGGACGACTGGCCCACCGAGGACGGCACCTGCGTCCGGGACTACATCCACGTCACCGACCTGGCCGACGCCCACCTGCTGGCGCTCCAGCACGCCCAGCCCGGCACCCACCGCGTCTACAACCTCGGCAACGGCACCGGTTTCTCGGTCAAGCAGGTCATCGACACCTGCCGGAAGGTGACCGGTCACCCGATTCCCGCACTGGTCGCACCACGCCGCTCGGGTGACCCGGCGACGCTGGTGGCGTCGAGCCAGCGCGCTCGCGAGGAGCTGTCGTGGGAACCAGCCCGCGCCGATCTGGAGCGGATCGTGCGCGACGCGTGGGAGTTCACCCGCAGCCGCCACCAGGGTTGA